In Helicobacter canis, the sequence AAAATGGCGATTGCTGCGGCGAGTCGGCGGTTACATACGCTCTAGTATGCGCCCTTGACTCGCCTTGCAAAGCCCCATTTTTATCACCAAAATCCTGCGCCTAACTGCGTTTTGAGAAAACACACTTTGAGCGTTGCTAGAATCCACTTTTTGACTCTCGGCGTTTCTTCTGTCATTGCGAGCCGCTGCGGTAGCAGTGGTGTGGCAAAGCGTAGCTTCTTTAGAAAAACAAGGGATACCGCTCGGCGTTAGCCGATGTTTCTTTAGAATCCACAGATTCTGCGCTAGCAGAATAGTCATTGGCTAGAATCCACTTTTGCGCCTTTGTGGATTGCCACGCCGCTATCGCGGCTCGCAATGACAGAAAAATGGGCGTTAGGGCTAGAATCCGCTTTTTGTAATGTTTGTATGTTTTTTGCGTTTTTATCAAAAGTGGATTCTAGGTTTTGTGTCTTTGTTTGTGTGGATTGCCCGCGCCGACAAGTCGGCTCGCAATGACGATAAAAAAGCTTCATTACTAGAATCCACTTTTTGATTTGCGGCGGATTTTTCACACCCAGCCCCTTTTTCTTCTTCAAGGATTCTAGGAATTGCGGTGGGGCTGTGGGGAGCTTTGCGGATTTTCTAAAGAAACTTCGCTTCGCTTGTTTTCTAAAGAAGCTACGCTTTGCGATGAGAAATTGGGGTTTTTCGAGCCGCGCAAGGAGATAAGACTCGAGTGTCTATCGACGCAGCGCGGCGATGAAATCCCCGATTATCGCGCAAAGCTGAATCCCTTGTGAAAAAAGCCAGCGCACCTCCCCCACCCCACACACAAAAAGCCTCACAAACCCCAGCCTATACAGCGGATAAATATGCAAAGCAATCTGTGCCACACCGCCTACTAGCACCCCATAGCTAGCGATATACACGATTTGCATCTCATCGCTATCCCTAGCAAAAAGCAGCGCGCAAATCATCGCGATATTAAGCAACGCTGTGTTATACGCACTCACCCAGAAATGCTGCTTATACTGCAAAGCGTGCTAAAAAATGTAACCAAAAACACCAAAAACAAATACCAAAAATGTATCGCTACAATGGGGCTAGCAAGCCTAATTAGCTCCTCATCAAAGCCTAGGGCTAGCACTCTAGTAAATGCCCCGCTAAATGCCACCACAAGCAGACTAAATCCTATAAGCACGCAAGAGAAAATCGCAAGCACAAGCACGCTAAATGCGCCCTTTTTGCTACTTGCGATAAAGCTAGGTAGGAAGCTTTGTGTAAATGCCCCTTCGCCAAAGATCCTGCGGAAAAGATTAGGGAACTTAAATGCGACAAAAAATATATCGCTATACACCCCAGCCCCCAAGATATTTGCCATACTCAAATCCCGCAAAAATCCAAACACCCTAGAGCATAAAATCCCGCTACTATTTGTCAAAAACGCCTTTTTAAGCACCAATAATCCTTAGAAAACAAATCGCATAGATATGTAACTAGTTTTAATAAAGCCTAGATTCTAGCCAAAGAAGTTTGATATACTATAATAAATGCGTGTGTTAGCCTGTAAGTTTCATAGCTACTATAATGATACAAAATGGATACGAAGGATTTGCGTGGAGTTTGCGCCATTTCTCCTACTTGATACTGACAATATCCTAGAATCCTTGCAAAGCGAGTGCCAAAAACGCGCGATCTCCATAGATAGCGTGCAATGTCTCTTGCAAAAGCACCATATCACCCTAAGCGATCCCAAGCTCCCAAGCCACGCGCTTTTAGACGATAGGCTATATCATAGTGATCGCTTCACAATCTGCCAGAGCTGCGATATCCTCGTGCGACCAAAGCTTATTGATGATACCTTTAGTATCTATCTCTCCACGGATAAAGACAAGGCATTTATGCGCTGCTTTGATAGCTTTTTGCCGCTTGAAGAGATCAAAGCCGATCTATACGCCCAAGTAGGCGCAAGGCTTGCTATGCTAGGGGTGATCTTGCGCGATATGGAGAGCTTGCACGCTAAAATCGATGAGCTCTTGCACGCAATCAAGCACGATCCCAAAAGCAAAGCCCAAGAATTTTGCCTTATGCAAAGTAGCGTATATGCGCCGCCAAGCCTATGCGCTTTGTCTTTTTCCCGCAAGAGTCCTACCACGCTAAAGAGCAAGGGCTCTTTGATGATGAGAGTATCCCCCACCTAGCAAGATCCAAGAGGCATTTTATGGCGTGGATAAGGGCGAGCTTATCGCGATGTATGAGTTTGGCGATCGTGGGGTAGCAGGGCGCAATCTCCTAGGGCAATACTGCTCCCAAGCCGATGAAAAGCCGCGCATAATCCCAAGTGTGCAGGAGCATATCACCACTAAAGCCTATGCGGATAAAATCCAATACTTCAGCCAGATCCAAGGCTTCATCGCCTTGCATAATCAATTCACCGCGCCCTATGCCAGCACGAGCCCAAGCCCACAAAACCAAGCCACACAGATAGCCAAGCGGATCTTTTTTGCTTCTATACACCTCCAAGCCTAGAGCTGACTTCTACCAAAACTCCGCCGCTACTAGGGGGCGTGCGAGCGCATATCACACTCCGTATAGAATCTAGTCATAGCAGTATTGATGCCTAGGAGATGGCGTGCATATCGAAGCGGAGCATATAGAAATAGCTGGCGATCTAGGGAGTAGCACGACTATTAAAGCAAAGCAGCTCATCATCAATGGCTCAACCCACAAAAGCTCCAAAATCCTAGCCCAGCACGCCAAGATCCTAACCCACAAGGGGCTTTTGATCGCACAAGATTGCACGATCAAAAATCTGGATTCTGGCACCATCTATGCCAACACCGCTAAAATCCAAGAGACAATCGCTAGCACCATCTATGCAAGCTCTATCTCCATAGACCGCCTGCGCAATGCCAATACCTGCTACTTTTCCGCCCTGCTAGAAGCAAAAGAGATCCACAAAATCGCGGCGATGACAATGCCCTAGTCTTTAGCCTGCTAGGCTCTAGCGATTATCGTAGCTATCTCTGCAATGCTAGAATCTACCACCGCGACAAATCCCACACCTAGCCCAGCTAGAATCCACCCTATCTGCCCTACTCCTAAAGCCCACGCCGCCAAAGCTTCTAGCAAAGCTTCAGGGCTTTACCAAAGATCAGCAAGCAATCGCGCTAAAAGAGAGCAAATTTGCCAAAACCTACCAAGAATCCTACGTACTTATCAAGCTCTATAAAGCCACTTAGCACGCAAGAAGTCTTTAGAGCATCCCTTACACACGCTAAAGCCACGATCAATCCCTATCACCAAGGCTTTGTAACGCACGCTTACATATAGGCAAGGTTATGGGCTTTGAAAACTATGCGATATACAAGGGCTATCCCTAGAGCCAAATGACACAATGAGTGAATCTCTCTTACTTGAATACAACAAACCCTCACACATCACTATCGCTAAAGATTCTAGGGTAAAATCCGCGCCAGAATCTTTAGATACTCACTCAATCCACTTAAAGGTAGAACAATGATTTGCGGTCTAATCGGCACGATCCACAAGCTAGAGCCTATGCGCGTAGAGCTCAATGTCCAAGGCGTGATTTATGGCATTGCATTAGTGTGCAGACAAGTGCGCAGCTGCGAATAAAAGTGGATTCTAGCAAGGAGTCTAGCCCATCAATCTATCTCCACATCACCACCATTATCCGTGAAGATGCGCATTTGCTCTTTGGCTTTGTAGATACACTAGAGCAAAGCACTTTTGAGCGATTGCTTAAAATTAACGGCGTAGGCACCAAAGTCGCCCTTACAATCCTTAGCACCTTCAGCGCGCAAAAATTCCTAGAAATCATCGCTAGCAAGGACATTAAGCTCTTGCAAAAGGTCCCGGGCGTTGGCGCAAAGAGTGCGGGGCAAAATCTTGCTAGATTTAGCGGGCTTTTGCGAGCAGGCACTAGAATCTAGCAAGCCCCAATCCCCAAGCAATCTAGCCAGCAAGCACGACATCACAAGTGCGCTAGAGCCCTAGGCTACAAGGCAATGAAATCACCCGTATCCTGCCTCAAATCACTGCCAACAGATACACAAAGCGCGATCAAAGAAGCCTTGCGCTTGCTTGCTCGCTAAATGAGTAAGAAAATGCGCGAGAAAATGTATAATATATTCAATGTCACACAAGGAGCGACTATGAAAAATACCCCACCAAAATGGAATTCATTTGACACTCGCTGGATGCTATCTTTATTTGGCACGGCAGTGGGAGCTGGGATCTTGTATCTACCTATCAAAGCTGGGGGCGGAGGCTTTTGGCCCGTGGTGGTGATGTGCTTTGTCATCTTCCCTATGGTGTATTTGAGCCACAGAGCGTTAAGCCGCTTTGTCTGCCAAGCTAGTGGCAATGACAGAGACATCACGCACGCCGCAGAAGAATACTTTGGGCGTGGGGTGAGTGGTGTTTATCTCTATCCTTTACTTCTTCGCGATTTTCCCTATTTGCTTGGCTTACTGCGTGGGGATTACAAACACATTTGAAAGCTTTATTTACAATCAGCTTTTGCCCTTGCTAGATTCTAATGGCAGCTTGGCTGGATTCATCAGCTCTATCTATACTACCGAGCTAAATGAAAAAGGCTCGCAAATAGCACACTTACTGCCACTTTGGCGGGCGATTTTGGTATTTTTGGGTGTGAGTAGCTTTATGCTTATTATGCTTTTTAGCGAAGAGTTTATCACCAAAGTATGTGAATGGCTCGTGTATCCGCTATGCGCGGTTTTTGTTTCTATTCTCACTCTATCTTATTCCGCAGTGGAATCTAGGCAGCCTAAGCGAAGTGCCCAATGTGAAAGAGTTTTTGACAATCGTGTGGCTCACTCTGCCTGTGCTTGTCTTTAGCTTTAATCACTCTCCAGCCATTTCTACCTTTTCTTTAAGCGTGAAGCGCGAGTATGGGGAGCACTCCGTAGCAAAGGCAAATCAAATCCTTTTCCGCACCGCGACAATGCTACTAATCTTTGTGATGTTTTTTGTCTTTTCTTGTGTGCTATGTCTAAGTCAGCAGAGCTTGCTGAAGCTAGAGCGCAAAATATCCCCTGTGCTATCCTATTTTGCCAATAAGCTTGATAATCCTTTCATCTCTTATGGCGGTCCTTTGATAGCATTTTTGGCTATTTCTAGCTCATTTTTTGGGCATTATTTTGGGGCTAGAGAAGGGGCGTATGGGATCGTGCGTAAATGCTGCAAAATCGCCGGCAATGAGAATCCAAATCTTAAAGCAATCGCCATTGCAAGCACAAGTGTAATGTATGTGATAATGCTCTTGTAGCCTATATCAATCCAAGCGTGCTAGGCTTTATCGAAGATCTAGGCGGTCCAATCATCGCTGCAATCCTTTCCTTATGCCAATCATCGCTATTTATAGCGTCTCAAAGATGAAGCAGTTTAAAAAACCCTGCCCTAGAATGCCTTTGTATTTATCACAGGGCTTTTGACAATCTTCACCGTGATTTACAAGCTTATAGGATAGCGCGTGAGTAATCTTAGCATTTGTAAAATCGGCATAGGTCCTTCATCATCGCACACGCTAGGACCGCTCATAGCGGGCAATCGCTTCTGCGAGCTAATCGCCCCCAAGCTAGAATCCATCGCGCATATCACTATCACGCTCTATGGCTCTCTCTCACTCACGGGCAGAGGGCATTTGAGTGATAAAGCGATCCTTTGGGGGCTAGAAAATCTCCACGCCAAAACCATCACCAAAGACCTCCAAGCCGCCACCCTAGCACGCGTCTATGATACAAAGCAGCTTAATCTCTGCGGGACAAAGCTTATCCCCTTTGATAGCAGCAGCGACATCATCTTTAGCGATGAGTTTCTGCCCCAGCACGAAAATGCCCTGCGCATAGAAGCCTTTAGCGCACAAGGCGCAAAAGTAACTTCTTGCACCTACTTTTCTATCGGTGGGGGCTTTGTCAAGATGAGCAAGAGCTAGAATCCACCCAAGGAGAAAAAGTGGATTCTAGTCTTTGCAGATAGAGAACGCCACCAAAGCTCTCTATCTCTGCGATGAGAAGTCCTGCGACCTAGCCAAGCTCTCTTTAGAATACGAGCTGCAATTCCGCGATGAGAGGAGCATTAGAGCTTACTGCCTTGAAGTATGGGAGTGTATGCAAGAAGCCTATGCCCAAGGCACGCACCCAAGCGAGGACTATCTCCCGGGCAAGCTCCACCTAAAACGCCGTGCCAAAGGCTTGTTTGAGCGCGTGCATACCACAAGCGATCCGCTAGGGATCATTGACTTTATCTCGCTCTATGCCATAGCCATAGCAGAGGAGAATGCCAGCGGCGCACGAGTGGTAACAGCCCCTACAAATGGTGCTTGCGCGGTGATCCCAGCGGTAATGCTCTATTGCAAAAACCACACCATAGGCTTTAACGATGATAAAGCAGTAGAGTTTCTGCTAACAGCCATACTCATAGGCTCTTTCATCAAGAAAAATGCCAGCATAAGCGGCGCAGAAGCCGGCTGCCAAGCAGAGATCGGCTCGGCTAGCTCTATGGCAGCAGGGGCTATGGCGACTATCCTTGGCGCAGATGCTAGGAAAGCCTGCAATGCCGCGGAAATGGCTATGGAGCATCACCTAGGGCTTACTTGCGACCCTGTGGGCGGGCTTGTGCAGATCCCTTGTATCGAGCGCAATGCCTTTGGCGCGATCAAGGCTATCTCTGCTGCGAGAATGGCGATGACGCGCAAAAGCACGCCGATTGTAAGCCTAGATGAAGTGATAAAGACAATGTATCAAACCGGCAAAGATATGAATGCCAAATACCGCGAAACCGCCCTAGGCGGTCTAGCCAAGACGCTCTCAAGCGTTTGCTAGCCACCCCACACCACACACAAGGAGATCCAATGAGCCAAGAGCCACAATCTTTCAAATCCCGCCTTAAAGAGAGCATTAAGCACAATCCCATCTACACAAAGGCGATCCGCCCCTTACGCGTGAAGCTAAATGCTCTCATAGAATCCACTTTAGATGATGAAGCCTACTTTGTCCGCCGACATAAAAAGATCTTTGGCTACACCCCAGACTTCCGCAATCCCAAGACCTTTAATGAGAAGATTATCCACCGCATTTTGTTTGACAGAAGCCCTGTCTATACCGCGCTAGCCGATAAGCTAAAGGCTAGGATCTACATCGCTGCCACACTTTACCCACTCTATGAAAACGCGATTAGGGGGGGGGCAGAGTGTGATGCAAGCCTAGATTCTAGCTTAGATTCTAGCGCACACACCATACAAGCCCTAGCCAAGCTCAATCTGCTAGAGCCTAGCTCCACACTCTTTGCCCCCATAGACTCGCTAGGATCCACTCTCCTTGCTACCAATATCTGCCCCTATTTGCCCAAGCTCTATGGGATTTACAAAAGCTTTGATGAGATAGACTTTGCCAGCTTGCCCACCTCCTTTGCGATAAAGACCAATCACGATGGTGGCGGCGTGGTGCTTGTGCCAAATAAGCAGGAGTTTTTGAGCGATCAAGCACGCTTTGAAGCTGCTAGGAGCAAAATCCAAAGCCACCTAGCGACCAATTTCTACACCCTTTTCCGCGAATGGCATTACAAAGACATCGAGCCGCGCGTGTTTATCGAAGAGCTTCTAGGAGCTTCTAGCCCCGCAAACACCGCGCCTAATGCAGAATCTAGCACAGACTCCAGCACAAAAACATTTGAAAATGACGATTTTCATAACAAAATTGCCCAAAACCTAGAATCCTACAAAGCCCCAACAGACTATAAATGTCATATATTTAATGGCGCATTGAGTCATATAGATACAATTATCGATAAATTCACCAATCAGACCGAAATCGCTATGACTCCCACTTGGGAGAAAATGCCCTTTGACTATGACAAAAAAGCCTCACACATACCAAAAAAGCCAAAAAATCTAGCCCTAATGCAAGAGCTAGCCATATCGCTTGCGGATAAGTTTTCTTATGTGCGGGTTGATTTATACGAAATTGATGAGCAGATCATCGTAGGGGAGCTGACTTTCACTCCCACGGGTGGCACGGATAGATTCTCGCCTATGCAGTGGGATAGGAATTTGGGGGATTTGTGGGTTTAATCACGCGTGCATTTTCCAGCGATCGCCAAGGACATTATCCCACTCTTGTAGGCTAAATTTATCTGTCCCACAAGCAGGAGTAAATGTCATCTCCCCAAAAAATATCACAGAATCTATCTCATATAAATCCACGCGCACATACGCAAAGGGTTGTGATAAAGCAATGGCGATTTGCTTCATAGTGAGCAAATTTTTGGGCTTTGGCGGGATCGTGGTGGCTCTTTTTTCATAGTCAAATGGGAGCTTTTGCCACTGCTCATCTAGGGCGATTTCTTCTTGATGGACAAACCGCACTCTAATCACTTCTATATGACTCAATGCGCCATTAAATATATGGCATTTATAGTCTGTTGGGGCTTTGTAGGATTCTAGGCTTGAATTTTGGGCAATTTTGTTATGAAAATCGTCATTTGCAAGGTAGGGGTAAAATATTAGGCACTTATGGATTCTAGTGTATAATCCACCAAAACAAAGGAGCGACAATGACTATCATCGTAGAGAATGTCAAAGAAGAGTTTCTGCCAAGTATGAAAGCATTTACAAAGGCGATCAACGCCAAGTGCAAGGTGGAGAAGCCTGCGTGCCACAAACTTAGTGAGTCAAAGGCTATGCGACAAATTGCAAGCGACTTTGCCGCGATGCCTAAAGAGCAGCAAGATCGCTTGCGCGATGAGCTAGAAACTTTAGTAAATGGGCAGTCTTATGCAGATCCTACTGACAAATAAAGCAGAAAAATTTCTAGCCAAGCAGTATAAAGGCGATCCACACGGGATACATTTGGTGCGGCTTTTCATCGATACGCATTTGCAAGAGTCCCCAAACCCAACGACTCTGCCCAACTGCGCGAAACTTCAGGGGCGGTATAAATCTATGGGCAATCTTTGGCGGTGGCGAGTGGGGAGATACCGCATAATAGGCGATGTCAAGTCCCAGCAGCTCACGCTTGAGATTATCGAAATCACCACGAGAGAAAACGCGTATTAACCCCTATAATGCGTGCTTGGACTTATGCCTAGTTTTTAGAAAATTGCTTAGGATTTGCTAATTTTATAAAACTATTACCCCTACCTTGCAAATGACGATTTTCATAACAAAATTGCCCAAAATTCAAGCCTAGAATCCAGCCCAAAATCCCTAGAATCAAACGAGGATTCTAGTGTGGATTGCCACGCTTTGCCTTGCGACAAAGCTCGCAATGACAGCTTAGATTCTACCCAGCTCCTAGAATCCACTTTTGCCTACAAAGCCCCTGATGACTACAAGTTTCACTGCTTTGGGAAGAGGGTGTTTTCTGAAACGATTATCGATCGTGGGAGCAATACGCGCTGCACATTTTTTGATGAAGCGTGGAATCCACTTGAAGTAAAGATCACCTATGATTTGCACAAAGAGCGATAGAGAAGCCAAGCGTGCTACCCCTAATGCTTGAGATAAGCAGAAGATTTTTGATGATTTGGGGTATTTGCGCTGCGATTTTTATCTGCAAGGAAATACGATTTTACACATAGGGGAGCTGACATTCACGCCCGGTGGCGGCGTGCTGCCGATCTCGCCTAGAGAGTTTGATGGGACTTTGGGGAGCTTTGGGAATCCACTAGTGCCACAAATCGCCTAATTTTTTATCCCACTCATTTGGAGTAAAATGCCCTGTGCCGCCCTCTGGAGTCATCGTAAGCTCGCCCACGATAATCGCCCCACAAATACTATACAAATCCACACGCACAAACCTGCAACTTTTGCTTAGTAATCTAGCTATATCAAGCATAGTGGGGAGATTTTTCGGTTTTGTGGGGTGGTGCGTGGCAGTGGGTAGTAATACACCACTTCTAGCGCGTTCCACTCTGTGTCAAACATCGTGCGTGTGTGGCTGGTAAATCGCTCTGTATCGACTTGGATAAAGATTTGCCCTCCAAAGCAGTGAAACTTGTAGTCATCAGGGGCTTTGTAGGCAAAAGTGGATTCTAGGGCTGGGTAGAATCTAAGCTGTCATTGCGAGCTTTGTCGCAAGGCAAAGCGTGGCAATCCACACTAGAATCCTTCGGTTTGATTCTAGGGGATTTTGGGGCTGGGATTCTAGGCT encodes:
- a CDS encoding ATP-grasp fold amidoligase family protein, with amino-acid sequence MSLLCFGGLYTRIHKCLIFYPYLANDDFHNKIAQNSSLESYKAPTDYKCHIFNGALSHIEVIRVRFVHQEEIALDEQWQKLPFDYEKRATTIPPKPKNLLTMKQIAIALSQPFAYVRVDLYEIDSVIFFGEMTFTPACGTDKFSLQEWDNVLGDRWKMHA
- the ruvA gene encoding Holliday junction branch migration protein RuvA, with the translated sequence MQTSAQLRIKVDSSKESSPSIYLHITTIIREDAHLLFGFVDTLEQSTFERLLKINGVGTKVALTILSTFSAQKFLEIIASKDIKLLQKVPGVGAKSAGQNLARFSGLLRAGTRI
- a CDS encoding ATP-grasp fold amidoligase family protein, translating into MSQEPQSFKSRLKESIKHNPIYTKAIRPLRVKLNALIESTLDDEAYFVRRHKKIFGYTPDFRNPKTFNEKIIHRILFDRSPVYTALADKLKARIYIAATLYPLYENAIRGGAECDASLDSSLDSSAHTIQALAKLNLLEPSSTLFAPIDSLGSTLLATNICPYLPKLYGIYKSFDEIDFASLPTSFAIKTNHDGGGVVLVPNKQEFLSDQARFEAARSKIQSHLATNFYTLFREWHYKDIEPRVFIEELLGASSPANTAPNAESSTDSSTKTFENDDFHNKIAQNLESYKAPTDYKCHIFNGALSHIDTIIDKFTNQTEIAMTPTWEKMPFDYDKKASHIPKKPKNLALMQELAISLADKFSYVRVDLYEIDEQIIVGELTFTPTGGTDRFSPMQWDRNLGDLWV
- a CDS encoding ATP-grasp fold amidoligase family protein gives rise to the protein MGYLRCDFYLQGNTILHIGELTFTPGGGVLPISPREFDGTLGSFGNPLVPQIA
- a CDS encoding type II toxin-antitoxin system RelE/ParE family toxin, whose protein sequence is MQILLTNKAEKFLAKQYKGDPHGIHLVRLFIDTHLQESPNPTTLPNCAKLQGRYKSMGNLWRWRVGRYRIIGDVKSQQLTLEIIEITTRENAY
- a CDS encoding ATP-grasp fold amidoligase family protein; the protein is MLDIARLLSKSCRFVRVDLYSICGAIIVGELTMTPEGGTGHFTPNEWDKKLGDLWH